A DNA window from Candidatus Sulfidibacterium hydrothermale contains the following coding sequences:
- a CDS encoding metallophosphoesterase family protein produces the protein MAGHLPRHKKISLLPTKFDNNFMPKTWIIPDLHGCAATLETLLHQKIKPDKADRLIFLGDYIDRGPDSKGVLDLIMDLQKNGFRVTALKGNHEESCVKAWYAEKDKKSFWGIKGKTTEQKQWEKFGGKQTLDSFGVSNAAGIPEKYIRWMEQLEYYVETGKFVAVHAGLDFDDDNPFENLRYMLWVREFVVKPEKINHKILIHGHVPVNLELIDMAVKQKNPPFIDLDNGIYMTGRAGYGNLVVLETEAMKYWVQTVVDAVDYNKPF, from the coding sequence ATGGCGGGGCATTTGCCCCGCCATAAAAAGATTTCTCTCCTGCCAACAAAGTTCGATAATAACTTTATGCCTAAAACCTGGATCATACCCGATTTGCATGGCTGTGCTGCCACATTGGAAACTTTACTCCATCAAAAAATTAAACCCGATAAAGCCGACCGGCTGATTTTTCTTGGTGACTATATCGACCGTGGACCGGACAGCAAAGGAGTGCTGGATTTGATTATGGATTTGCAAAAGAACGGTTTCCGGGTGACTGCACTCAAGGGGAATCATGAAGAATCATGCGTAAAAGCCTGGTATGCCGAAAAGGATAAAAAGTCTTTTTGGGGAATAAAAGGCAAAACCACCGAACAAAAACAGTGGGAAAAATTTGGGGGAAAACAAACGCTCGACAGTTTTGGGGTTTCAAATGCTGCCGGAATTCCTGAAAAGTATATCCGCTGGATGGAACAGCTCGAATATTATGTGGAAACCGGGAAATTTGTGGCTGTACATGCCGGTTTGGATTTTGATGATGACAATCCTTTTGAAAATCTTCGTTACATGCTTTGGGTCCGGGAGTTTGTGGTGAAACCGGAAAAAATTAATCATAAAATATTGATTCACGGCCACGTGCCGGTTAATCTCGAACTGATTGATATGGCCGTTAAACAAAAAAATCCGCCTTTTATTGATCTGGACAACGGAATTTACATGACCGGCAGGGCGGGCTACGGTAATCTGGTTGTTCTGGAAACCGAAGCCATGAAATATTGGGTGCAAACAGTGGTGGATGCGGTGGATTACAACAAACCTTTTTAA
- a CDS encoding regulatory protein RecX — MTPPPEYLLEKARHYCAYQERSIFDVKQKLQQWKASETAIQEIIKTLKAENYINEERFVKAFAIGKLRHNKWGRNKIIQALKQKQIPDLYIQIGLGEIDEEEYLNTLKAVLSNKTVKANDEFTRKNKLIRYAVQKGFQPELARKILDENDF, encoded by the coding sequence ATGACACCTCCTCCGGAATATCTTCTTGAAAAAGCGCGTCATTACTGTGCTTACCAGGAACGGTCTATTTTTGATGTAAAACAAAAACTACAACAATGGAAAGCTTCCGAAACAGCTATCCAGGAGATAATCAAAACGCTGAAAGCAGAAAATTATATCAACGAAGAACGTTTTGTAAAAGCTTTTGCCATCGGAAAACTACGTCATAACAAATGGGGACGCAACAAAATCATTCAGGCTTTAAAACAGAAGCAAATTCCCGATTTATATATACAAATCGGGCTGGGTGAAATTGACGAAGAAGAATATCTGAACACGCTTAAAGCCGTTTTATCTAACAAAACCGTAAAAGCCAACGACGAATTTACCCGGAAAAATAAACTGATCCGGTATGCTGTTCAGAAAGGATTCCAACCGGAACTGGCACGAAAAATACTGGACGAAAACGATTTTTAA
- a CDS encoding NADP-dependent malic enzyme — translation MDKLFRKDAFNYHALGRPGKIEVIPTKPYSTQRDLSLAYTPGVADPCLAIKKNPEDVYKYTAKGNLVAVISNGTAVLGLGDIGPLAGKPVMEGKGLLFKVFADVDVFDIEINEKDPDKLIEAVKAIAPTFGGINLEDIKAPECFYIEDRLKEELDIPLMHDDQHGTAIISSAGLLNALDLIGKKIEDIKIVVSGAGAAAVSCTRLYIKLGANPKNIVLVDSHGVIHKDRTDLNEIKKQFATDLPVHTLEEAIKGADMFLGLSVADLLSPEMLLSMADNPIVFALANPVPEISYDLATKTRDDVIMATGRSDYPNQINNVLGFPFIFRGALDVRASKINDEMKLAAAKALAGLAREPVPEEVNIAFGTNNLKFGPDYLIPKPTDPRLIETVAPAVALAAMESGVARRSIEDWEKYKEELRKRMGLTNPLKRQMKATCRKDPKRVLLADAEHYKVLKAAEIVVNEKLAEPVLMGSERKIKKIIAEHELELNDVRIIDPKAPENKEKMKDYVRQLFEKRKRRGMTLLAAKEYMKLDSYYSSMLVENGEADAVLSGINRNYPDTIRPALHVIGIKEGVQIVSGIYIVITKEGPLFLSDCTVNKQPSADDLVEITLQTAEVVKRFGMEPNIAMLSYSNFGSVDASEPVKVRQAVSILHEKNPELMVDGEIQANIALDQELMKESFSFAKILGKRVNTLIFPDLSSANIAYKLLNKAAGFEIIGPILNGMNKPVHVLQMGSGVNEIVNMIMVAVMDAQNQ, via the coding sequence ATGGACAAATTATTTCGAAAGGATGCTTTCAATTATCATGCATTAGGGCGCCCCGGGAAAATTGAAGTGATTCCCACCAAACCCTATTCAACGCAAAGAGATTTATCTTTGGCTTATACTCCTGGTGTGGCCGATCCGTGTCTGGCCATCAAAAAGAACCCTGAAGATGTTTACAAATACACTGCCAAAGGCAATTTGGTGGCAGTGATTTCAAACGGTACGGCTGTTTTAGGACTGGGTGATATCGGTCCGTTGGCCGGAAAACCGGTTATGGAAGGTAAAGGATTGTTATTTAAAGTCTTTGCCGATGTGGATGTCTTTGATATCGAGATCAATGAAAAGGATCCCGACAAATTGATCGAAGCGGTAAAAGCGATTGCTCCGACTTTCGGAGGGATCAACCTTGAAGATATCAAAGCCCCCGAGTGTTTTTATATTGAAGACCGGCTAAAAGAAGAGCTGGATATTCCGTTGATGCACGATGATCAACACGGAACCGCTATTATTTCATCAGCAGGCCTTCTGAATGCGCTGGATCTCATCGGTAAAAAAATTGAAGATATAAAAATCGTAGTGAGTGGAGCCGGGGCAGCAGCCGTTTCCTGTACCCGTTTATATATCAAGCTGGGAGCCAATCCTAAAAATATCGTTTTGGTCGATAGCCACGGTGTTATTCACAAAGACCGGACGGATTTGAACGAGATTAAAAAACAATTTGCTACCGACTTGCCGGTACATACCCTGGAAGAAGCGATTAAAGGGGCCGATATGTTTCTCGGACTTTCTGTAGCCGATTTGTTATCTCCGGAAATGCTTCTTTCCATGGCGGATAACCCGATTGTTTTTGCGCTGGCCAATCCGGTTCCTGAAATTTCTTACGATTTGGCTACCAAAACCCGCGATGACGTTATCATGGCTACCGGACGTTCCGATTATCCCAATCAAATTAATAATGTGTTGGGATTTCCGTTTATTTTCCGTGGTGCTTTGGATGTCAGGGCTTCCAAGATCAATGATGAGATGAAACTGGCGGCTGCAAAAGCACTGGCCGGACTGGCTCGCGAGCCTGTACCGGAAGAAGTAAATATTGCTTTTGGAACCAATAACCTTAAATTCGGTCCGGATTACCTTATCCCTAAACCGACCGACCCGCGTTTGATCGAAACGGTAGCCCCTGCTGTTGCATTGGCGGCTATGGAGTCGGGTGTAGCTCGTCGCTCCATTGAAGATTGGGAAAAATACAAAGAAGAACTGCGGAAACGGATGGGATTGACCAATCCGCTGAAACGGCAAATGAAAGCTACCTGCCGGAAAGATCCTAAACGGGTGTTGTTGGCAGATGCCGAGCATTACAAAGTGCTGAAAGCTGCAGAAATCGTGGTCAACGAAAAATTGGCTGAGCCGGTTTTGATGGGAAGTGAAAGAAAAATCAAAAAGATTATTGCCGAACACGAACTGGAACTGAACGATGTACGGATTATCGATCCGAAAGCACCGGAAAACAAAGAAAAGATGAAAGACTATGTCCGGCAGCTTTTCGAAAAGAGAAAACGCCGCGGCATGACCCTTCTGGCTGCCAAAGAGTACATGAAATTAGACAGTTACTACAGCTCCATGTTGGTTGAGAACGGAGAAGCAGATGCGGTTTTGTCCGGAATTAACCGGAATTATCCGGATACTATCCGGCCGGCCCTTCATGTTATCGGAATTAAAGAAGGTGTACAAATTGTAAGTGGTATCTATATTGTGATAACCAAAGAAGGTCCGTTGTTCCTGAGCGATTGTACGGTAAACAAACAGCCTTCGGCAGACGATCTGGTTGAAATTACCCTGCAAACAGCCGAAGTGGTAAAACGTTTTGGTATGGAGCCTAACATCGCCATGCTTTCGTACTCTAATTTTGGCTCGGTGGATGCTTCGGAACCCGTGAAAGTGCGTCAGGCCGTAAGTATTTTGCATGAGAAAAATCCGGAGTTAATGGTGGATGGTGAAATTCAGGCCAATATTGCCTTGGATCAGGAACTGATGAAAGAAAGTTTCTCCTTTGCTAAGATTTTGGGTAAACGGGTGAATACGCTCATCTTCCCCGATCTTTCTTCGGCTAATATTGCGTACAAATTGTTGAATAAAGCCGCCGGATTTGAAATTATCGGCCCCATTTTGAACGGAATGAACAAACCGGTTCACGTTTTGCAAATGGGTAGTGGCGTCAATGAAATTGTAAATATGATTATGGTCGCCGTTATGGATGCCCAGAATCAGTAG
- a CDS encoding short-chain fatty acid transporter has product MMRLITRFTDFLRRILPSPFTIAVLLTYLTFALALWLTPVKHPGEPHLFELAGFWAKGFWELLGFSMQMMLMLVLGYVLALTKPVNRLIQIMTNYADTMPKAAFLVTFLTLVFSFLNWGLGLIFGAVFARKVGEDFSKRKQAFNYPLIGAAGYAGLMVWHGGLSGSAPLKIAEKGHFLVDKIGVIPLNETIFSHMNLVVSLTLLIVLPLVMMWAAKKGEKQKIVLKELSEKAVDEHPENPTGADKLDYSRGFALFLGVVFLFTSVYLAVKAGNLGFINLNYINFSLFTLGILLTPNVAVFQDFVSKSIRAASGILIQFPLYAGIMGLMKYSGLFLVFTDAFVHISSPVLLPVNTLFSAGLVNFFVPSGGGQWAVQGPVIVEAAKHLGVSIPKVVMALAYGDEWTNMLQPFWALPLLGITGLKARDIVPYTFLLFLCGGVIFIAGLLLF; this is encoded by the coding sequence ATGATGAGATTGATTACGCGTTTCACTGATTTTTTGCGTCGCATTCTTCCTTCTCCTTTTACCATTGCGGTGCTGTTGACTTATCTTACGTTTGCTCTTGCTTTGTGGCTTACGCCGGTAAAACATCCGGGAGAGCCTCATCTTTTTGAACTGGCCGGGTTTTGGGCCAAAGGTTTTTGGGAGCTGCTGGGATTTTCCATGCAAATGATGTTGATGCTGGTGCTGGGGTATGTGCTGGCATTGACCAAACCGGTAAACCGGCTTATTCAAATCATGACCAATTATGCTGATACCATGCCCAAGGCTGCTTTTTTGGTTACTTTTCTGACGTTGGTGTTCAGTTTTCTGAACTGGGGACTGGGGCTTATTTTCGGTGCCGTTTTTGCCCGTAAAGTGGGTGAGGATTTTTCAAAACGCAAACAAGCTTTTAATTATCCGTTAATCGGGGCAGCCGGTTATGCCGGATTGATGGTTTGGCATGGCGGACTTTCCGGATCGGCACCACTGAAGATTGCCGAAAAAGGACATTTTTTGGTGGACAAAATTGGTGTGATCCCGTTGAATGAAACCATTTTTTCTCACATGAACCTGGTGGTTAGTCTGACATTGCTGATCGTTTTGCCGTTGGTGATGATGTGGGCGGCAAAAAAGGGAGAAAAACAGAAAATTGTATTGAAAGAACTTTCAGAAAAGGCTGTTGATGAACATCCGGAAAATCCGACAGGTGCGGATAAACTGGATTATTCCCGTGGGTTTGCCCTGTTTTTGGGGGTGGTTTTTCTTTTTACGTCGGTATATCTTGCGGTGAAAGCCGGAAACCTGGGATTCATCAATCTGAATTACATTAATTTTTCATTGTTTACTCTGGGGATTTTGCTGACGCCAAATGTGGCTGTTTTCCAGGATTTTGTGTCAAAATCTATCCGGGCTGCATCCGGTATTCTGATTCAGTTTCCTTTATATGCCGGTATTATGGGGCTCATGAAATATTCGGGACTGTTTTTGGTATTTACCGATGCCTTTGTCCATATTTCTTCTCCCGTGCTTTTGCCGGTAAATACTTTGTTTAGCGCCGGGCTGGTCAATTTCTTCGTGCCGTCGGGTGGCGGACAATGGGCTGTGCAGGGACCCGTGATTGTGGAAGCGGCCAAGCATTTGGGCGTTTCCATTCCCAAAGTGGTGATGGCATTGGCTTACGGTGATGAATGGACCAATATGCTGCAACCCTTTTGGGCTTTGCCGTTGTTGGGAATTACCGGACTCAAAGCCCGCGATATCGTTCCTTATACTTTTTTGCTTTTCCTTTGTGGTGGGGTAATCTTTATTGCCGGCTTGTTGTTGTTTTAA
- the gpmA gene encoding 2,3-diphosphoglycerate-dependent phosphoglycerate mutase produces the protein MKRLVLVRHGESVWNKENRFTGWTDVPLSEQGIQEAKKAGQTLKKEGFQFRLAYTSYLTRAIKTLWLMLEEMDLMWIEERKSWRLNEKHYGNLQGLNKAETAKKFGEEKVLMWRRSFDVPPEPLADDDERNPRFDPRYADLSPDELPKTESLKEVIERMLPYWESEIKPSLEKQGDLLVAAHGNSLRALVMHLKGMSKEEILKFNIPTGIPYVFEFDDEMNFVKDYFLGDPEEVKKLMEKVANQAKAK, from the coding sequence ATGAAAAGACTGGTATTGGTTCGACACGGAGAAAGTGTCTGGAATAAGGAAAACCGGTTTACGGGATGGACAGATGTTCCGCTTTCGGAACAAGGAATTCAGGAAGCCAAAAAAGCAGGACAAACCCTGAAAAAAGAAGGTTTCCAGTTTAGGCTGGCTTACACCTCATATCTTACACGTGCCATTAAAACGTTGTGGCTGATGCTGGAAGAAATGGATTTGATGTGGATTGAAGAACGCAAAAGCTGGCGGTTGAACGAAAAACATTACGGAAATTTGCAAGGGCTGAACAAAGCCGAAACCGCTAAAAAGTTTGGCGAAGAAAAAGTACTGATGTGGCGCCGCAGTTTTGACGTTCCGCCGGAACCACTGGCTGACGACGACGAACGGAATCCGCGTTTCGATCCGCGTTATGCCGATTTGAGCCCGGATGAACTTCCTAAAACCGAATCCCTGAAAGAAGTGATCGAACGGATGCTTCCTTACTGGGAAAGTGAAATTAAACCGTCGCTTGAAAAACAGGGCGATTTGCTGGTGGCTGCCCACGGAAACAGTTTGCGGGCACTGGTGATGCATTTAAAAGGAATGAGTAAGGAAGAAATCCTGAAATTCAATATCCCTACAGGAATTCCTTATGTATTTGAGTTTGATGATGAGATGAACTTTGTGAAGGATTACTTCCTTGGTGATCCGGAAGAAGTGAAAAAACTGATGGAAAAAGTCGCTAATCAAGCGAAAGCAAAATAG
- a CDS encoding polysaccharide deacetylase family protein, with translation MKFQTPTFIHRLFPELLWNVPVTDPVIYLTFDDGPHPDITPKVLNILAQFEAKACFFCVGDNVRKYPKVFHAVQKAGHLTGNHTFHHINGWRTPDEIYFRDVADCQKLVHARYFRPPYGKIRPSQMKVLKKHYQLVMWSVVTFDYAADVSEKECLETAISKTNRGSIVVFHDSLKAEKNMLYALPRFLEHFSKKGYRFETFLP, from the coding sequence ATGAAATTTCAAACACCAACATTTATTCACCGCCTGTTTCCGGAACTCCTTTGGAACGTACCAGTTACAGACCCTGTTATTTATCTCACTTTCGATGACGGACCTCATCCGGACATCACGCCAAAAGTACTGAATATTCTTGCGCAGTTTGAAGCCAAAGCCTGTTTTTTTTGTGTCGGGGATAATGTCCGGAAATATCCCAAAGTTTTTCATGCCGTACAAAAAGCCGGACATCTGACAGGAAACCATACTTTTCATCACATCAACGGATGGCGTACTCCGGATGAAATTTATTTCCGTGATGTTGCCGATTGTCAAAAACTGGTGCATGCCCGCTATTTCAGGCCGCCTTATGGAAAAATAAGACCTTCTCAAATGAAGGTTCTTAAAAAACATTACCAGCTGGTTATGTGGTCGGTCGTTACCTTTGACTATGCCGCTGATGTTTCTGAGAAAGAATGCCTGGAAACGGCCATCAGCAAAACGAACCGCGGTAGCATTGTGGTATTCCACGACAGTTTGAAAGCAGAAAAAAACATGCTTTATGCCCTCCCCCGCTTTTTGGAACACTTTTCCAAAAAAGGTTACCGGTTCGAAACCTTTTTACCCTGA
- a CDS encoding sensor histidine kinase has product MVKNKLQSLLQQSKIILLIFISLAILMISSALIELNQSKKDLFGLMKEESHTLLESLLKASQNSLLANQYLTSLTRARFIDNANMVKILYNNRDIYPSTLRRICQENHIEDIYLYNRQGKIILSGNNPANKYEPDTVLLKKMIQPVLTGQTDTLFLGPKKFNPSSRLGFVVALSMKQGGAVVLNMTSVPFRQFRKEVGFGPLIRNVAAANPHIIYIALQNEDDILAATGKVDELEPISQSEFLSRSLHDSVVMSRIAHFGSLDVFESVHPYTFHHHTLGLLRLGLSIEPINIINKRILRRMVMITIILIIIGVFMFTFIFTRQRFDLLQKRYQLVETYSSNIIENVSDAIIVFDEEGAVRIFNQAAREIFGISKKVIERSGVDSLFPTEDFNHILEQKSALHQLNFRINGQLKYLLVSKSSFLDAEKKKYTILVIRDLTDQKLMEKQIERKERLTAMGELASGVAHEIRNPLNAISTIVQQIKKDFEPKEDAEEYHELMNIVYGEVKRINQTIQDFLRFARPEPVNTSQFKISNLIHEIQKQYETVAKEHNIKLNIDLQWDGMVQWDKNQIKQVFINIIQNAIDAINNKGNITIALHEDNEDVVITITDDGPGMDDTTKDNIFNLYFTTKAKGTGIGLSIVQRIIFEHGGVISVESKPRQGTSFIIRLPKKAGNDA; this is encoded by the coding sequence ATGGTGAAAAACAAATTACAATCTTTGCTTCAACAATCGAAGATCATTTTACTGATTTTCATCTCACTGGCCATTTTAATGATCAGCAGTGCCCTTATTGAGTTGAACCAAAGCAAAAAAGATTTGTTCGGGCTCATGAAAGAAGAGTCGCATACCCTGCTTGAGTCTCTTTTAAAAGCATCGCAAAATTCATTACTGGCCAATCAGTATCTCACTTCACTAACCAGAGCACGTTTTATTGACAATGCCAACATGGTGAAAATACTCTATAATAACCGCGATATTTACCCATCCACTTTAAGAAGAATTTGCCAGGAAAATCACATCGAAGACATCTATTTATATAACCGTCAGGGGAAAATCATTCTTTCGGGGAACAATCCGGCCAATAAATACGAGCCGGATACCGTCTTATTGAAAAAAATGATTCAGCCCGTTCTCACCGGCCAGACAGACACTCTTTTTTTAGGCCCCAAAAAGTTTAATCCGTCGTCGCGTTTGGGATTTGTTGTGGCACTTTCCATGAAACAAGGTGGGGCTGTTGTATTAAACATGACTTCCGTCCCATTTCGTCAATTCCGTAAAGAAGTAGGGTTTGGCCCGCTCATCCGGAATGTGGCAGCAGCCAATCCACATATCATTTACATTGCTTTACAGAATGAAGACGATATTTTAGCCGCTACAGGAAAAGTTGACGAACTGGAACCAATTTCGCAGTCGGAGTTTCTTTCCCGGTCATTACACGATTCTGTTGTCATGAGCCGTATTGCCCATTTTGGTTCCCTGGATGTTTTTGAATCCGTTCACCCTTATACATTTCATCATCACACGCTGGGGTTACTGCGTTTAGGCTTATCCATCGAACCAATTAATATTATAAACAAGAGGATTTTACGGCGCATGGTAATGATCACCATCATATTGATTATCATCGGCGTATTCATGTTTACTTTTATTTTTACCCGGCAACGGTTTGACCTTTTACAGAAAAGATATCAGCTGGTGGAGACCTATTCGAGCAACATCATTGAAAATGTAAGTGATGCCATCATTGTTTTTGACGAAGAGGGGGCTGTCCGGATTTTCAACCAGGCTGCCCGAGAAATTTTCGGCATAAGCAAAAAGGTAATTGAACGCTCCGGAGTAGACAGCCTTTTTCCGACAGAAGATTTTAACCATATACTGGAACAAAAATCAGCTCTTCATCAACTTAATTTCCGCATTAACGGACAGCTTAAATATTTGTTGGTTTCCAAAAGCAGTTTTCTGGATGCAGAGAAAAAGAAATATACGATCCTGGTAATTCGTGATCTTACCGATCAAAAGCTGATGGAAAAACAAATCGAAAGGAAAGAACGGTTAACGGCTATGGGCGAATTGGCCTCGGGAGTTGCCCATGAAATCAGGAACCCACTCAACGCCATCAGCACCATTGTTCAACAAATAAAAAAAGATTTTGAGCCCAAAGAAGATGCCGAAGAATATCACGAGCTCATGAACATTGTTTATGGCGAAGTAAAACGTATTAACCAAACCATCCAGGATTTTCTCCGCTTTGCACGACCGGAACCCGTCAACACTTCCCAGTTCAAGATCAGCAACCTGATACACGAAATCCAAAAACAATACGAAACGGTTGCCAAAGAACACAACATAAAATTAAATATTGATCTGCAATGGGATGGCATGGTACAGTGGGATAAAAACCAAATCAAACAGGTTTTTATCAATATTATTCAAAATGCCATCGACGCCATCAACAACAAAGGAAATATTACCATTGCCCTTCATGAAGACAACGAAGATGTTGTAATCACCATTACTGATGACGGACCGGGCATGGATGATACGACCAAAGACAATATTTTCAATCTTTATTTTACCACCAAGGCCAAAGGAACAGGTATTGGCCTGAGTATTGTTCAACGAATCATTTTTGAACACGGAGGGGTAATTTCAGTGGAAAGCAAGCCCCGCCAGGGAACCAGCTTCATTATCCGGTTACCCAAAAAAGCCGGAAACGACGCCTGA
- a CDS encoding AMP-dependent synthetase/ligase, with protein MTIPFLFEESVKKYPDNVLVWEKENGEYKGITFRQIQEQVYHLAAGLSAIGVEKGDRVAMLSEGRSEWLVAELAILYLGAVNIPLSVKINEPKELSFRIKHAECRWVICSERQADKVRNIRDDIPKAQTFIVIGRANTLSGNEKSYQDVYDNGKKIFPEWRAELETRWKSIQPGDLANISYTSGTTADPKGIMLTHRNYTANVEQANSLMTVTEDFVTLLILPWDHSFAHTVGLYTLIRQGASMAVVELGKTPMETLRNIPKNIKEIKPTFLLSVPALSKNFRKNIEAGIRAKGKVTEKLFQQAMKVAYTYNGIGWDKGKGWRKVLKPLVQLYDKILFSKIREGFGGRLRFFIGGGALLDIDLQRFFYAIGIPVYQGYGLSEASPVISSNSPDKHKLGSSGYLVKNLELKICDDNGKELPVGEKGEIVIRGENVMKGYWKNETATAETIKEGWLHTGDMGYMDKDGFLYVLGRFKSLLIGNDGEKYSPEGIEEALVEQSRYIEQCMLYNNQNAYTIGLIYPNMPALKAALKELDLTRENADYDKIMLELIKTDIDQFLPGGKYENMFPGRWLPAAVGIMDEPFTEENRMLNSTMKMVRNRVVEHYKDLIDYLYSPAGKNILNERNMAAIQKLFGNKSD; from the coding sequence ATGACAATCCCTTTTTTATTTGAAGAAAGCGTAAAAAAATATCCCGATAATGTTTTGGTTTGGGAAAAAGAAAATGGAGAGTACAAAGGAATTACTTTTCGCCAGATTCAGGAACAGGTATACCATCTTGCGGCAGGATTGTCGGCAATCGGGGTGGAAAAAGGTGACCGTGTGGCGATGCTTTCGGAAGGACGCAGCGAGTGGCTGGTTGCAGAACTGGCTATTCTTTATCTGGGAGCGGTAAATATTCCCCTTTCTGTAAAAATTAATGAGCCCAAAGAGCTGTCGTTCAGGATAAAACATGCTGAATGCCGTTGGGTGATTTGTAGTGAACGGCAGGCTGACAAGGTGAGAAATATCCGGGACGATATTCCTAAAGCCCAAACTTTCATTGTGATAGGTCGTGCCAATACGCTTTCCGGCAACGAGAAGAGTTATCAGGATGTGTATGATAACGGAAAGAAAATCTTTCCGGAATGGAGAGCTGAACTGGAGACACGCTGGAAATCAATACAACCCGGTGACTTGGCCAACATCAGTTATACTTCCGGTACTACAGCCGATCCGAAAGGAATTATGCTGACCCACCGCAATTATACGGCCAATGTGGAACAAGCCAATTCGTTGATGACGGTTACGGAAGATTTTGTGACCCTGTTGATATTGCCCTGGGATCATTCGTTTGCACATACGGTAGGCCTTTATACGCTAATTCGTCAGGGGGCTTCCATGGCGGTGGTTGAATTGGGGAAAACCCCGATGGAAACACTGCGGAATATTCCTAAAAACATCAAAGAAATTAAGCCTACTTTTCTTTTGAGCGTTCCGGCCCTGTCAAAAAATTTCCGGAAAAATATTGAAGCGGGCATCCGGGCTAAAGGAAAAGTGACCGAAAAGCTGTTTCAGCAGGCCATGAAAGTGGCTTATACCTATAATGGAATTGGTTGGGACAAAGGAAAAGGCTGGCGAAAAGTGCTGAAACCCTTGGTGCAGTTATACGACAAAATTTTGTTCAGTAAAATTCGCGAAGGTTTTGGCGGACGTCTCCGCTTTTTTATCGGTGGGGGTGCCTTGCTCGATATCGATTTGCAGCGGTTTTTCTATGCCATCGGAATTCCTGTTTATCAGGGATATGGACTTTCTGAAGCGTCTCCGGTTATTTCATCCAATAGTCCGGATAAGCATAAACTGGGTTCGTCCGGTTATTTGGTGAAAAATCTGGAGCTGAAGATTTGTGATGATAACGGAAAAGAATTACCGGTTGGCGAAAAAGGCGAAATTGTTATCCGTGGCGAAAATGTCATGAAGGGATATTGGAAAAATGAAACGGCTACTGCAGAAACCATCAAAGAAGGATGGCTCCATACCGGAGATATGGGTTATATGGACAAGGATGGATTTTTGTATGTGCTCGGACGGTTTAAAAGCCTGCTGATTGGTAATGATGGCGAAAAATACAGCCCCGAAGGTATTGAAGAAGCCCTTGTTGAGCAGTCGCGTTACATCGAACAATGCATGTTGTATAACAATCAGAATGCCTATACCATCGGATTGATCTATCCGAATATGCCGGCACTCAAAGCCGCATTAAAAGAGTTGGATCTGACGAGAGAGAATGCGGATTATGACAAGATTATGCTGGAATTGATAAAAACAGACATCGATCAGTTTTTGCCCGGCGGAAAATATGAAAACATGTTTCCGGGACGGTGGTTGCCGGCAGCTGTGGGAATCATGGATGAACCGTTTACCGAAGAAAACCGTATGCTGAACTCTACCATGAAAATGGTGCGAAACCGGGTGGTGGAACATTATAAAGACCTGATTGATTACCTGTATTCCCCGGCCGGAAAAAATATTTTGAATGAGCGAAACATGGCGGCTATCCAAAAACTTTTCGGAAACAAATCGGATTAG